The genomic segment AAGAGAGGAATAACGTTGCTCATGATTAGAGTGCTGATGAAATAATATAAGCACTATTGTTCCCTTTCTGAGACTAACTAGCTTATCAGTACTTCAAAAACTAGATTTCCTTAAGCATTAGAGAGGCTGGAATTCTTATACAGCGGATCGCAGGTTGGTAGGGGACATATTCAATCCTGGAGCATTTACTGATCAAGCTTTTTAAGAGTTGTGGCTGTCCCCCATCTATATGAAAACCGCTGTATTGAGAATGAAGTAAAACTGATTTCAGAGTCTGTCAATCAACCTTTCTATAAACTGGGTCTTGGCTGCTCCGACGACATTATGCTTTTCTTATCTGGATTCAAGAGTCGCTGTTCTGTAGCTTCGAGATCTTAAATACGAGAAATCAGTGCCCTAGTGATTATGAGTCACGGTTTTTGGCAAAATTGTTCTATTCATCTTCCGTCAATTGAGTTAAATGAATGTGCTTTCTGCCGACCTTGATTTCAAACTCATCGCCAGTTTGTACACCCATCTTTTCGGTATAGGCAGACCCGATAACCATCTGCCCATTCTGATGAACTTTGATCCGATAGCTTGCTTCTCGACCCCTACTGTCGCTATTGGCATCACCATCAAGCGAAATGCCCTTGGCTTCCAAAATGGCATTCATAAAACCACTCAGGTTAACTTGCTTGCCGACTACATAGCCACACTCTTTCGCTTTTTCCCGCTTTGACAAGTGAGATAAATCCTTGAGCTTACTGAGTAGTTCTTTACCAACCAAGGGTTGAATATCTTGTTTCTTTGCGGCTACTCTTTTTTTTGCCATTAATGCTGTATGTCCTTGACTGAACTAAATTGCGAACGATTTAGCCTACTATAACTCTCAATAAGGCCAGAGGTCTGGCCTTATTGACCTTGAACGTTCGTCCCATCTATTTGGCTTGAACAATAAACAAGAAATCCACTATTACTCAAGTGGGATATCTTCATTCAGGCAATTAGATAGGGAACTTCTTTTCAGAAAATCAACAAAGAGCGGACGATTAGCGCTTGATAATGTGAAGCAGCCAGAACAATCCGGGAAGCGCTATATAGGAGATGATTGGTACGATAACCGCTACAGCAATGAGAGTGACGACGAGCCGATCAGAAGACACGTTTTGCGAAATCCATGGCGGCACATAGTAGACCAAAGGAAGTAGTGTAATAAAGGTGAAGAACGCCACCAAATGCCGGTTTGGCGGCGTCCGTTTTTGGTTGGAGTTCATCGTTACTGTTTGGAGAAGTAGCTATTTATAACATAGCAGTATTTCGTCGTATAGCCTGCGAGCAACTGGCCCAAGCCACTTCGCTAATCATTCATGATTTCAATGGGTTTAGCTATCACGAAAACTGGCTTCACAATTTATCCATCAGCATGTCCATGAATGGGCGCAGAGAAGGTGATTGTTGAGAGACCCCAGAATCCGTTAGAACGAGATATGGCTGAGGTTTGTTTTCAGCACTTTTAGAATGTCTTCTCAAGTAGATCCCTGAAATCCATAAAGAGCGTCTATTAATTATCAATCTTACTATTTCTGAATAGATTCTTCGAGATATTTTAGATAATTATTTAATTGAGACTTAGTTTTGCAAAACTTAGGCTTTTCAGATATCCCTTTACAATCAAATCCATTTAATCGTTTATTAAATGGATTTGATGATGTTGATGAATCAAAATAATCTCTAGAATAATTTTTTTTATTCTTCAATGGTAATACTTGACTAATCCCTAAAGGTGTAGGAGTGACAAAAGAATTTGTTAATAACAAGCTTTCGTGA from the Acaryochloris marina S15 genome contains:
- a CDS encoding AbrB family transcriptional regulator; translated protein: MAKKRVAAKKQDIQPLVGKELLSKLKDLSHLSKREKAKECGYVVGKQVNLSGFMNAILEAKGISLDGDANSDSRGREASYRIKVHQNGQMVIGSAYTEKMGVQTGDEFEIKVGRKHIHLTQLTEDE